The following is a genomic window from Chionomys nivalis chromosome 24, mChiNiv1.1, whole genome shotgun sequence.
TAAATGGCTTCTCTAAGGACAGCAGTGGAGCAATGTAAACCTAGTACCCTAGAAGCTCCTTACACATAAATCTAAATATCTAAAATTCTGGATGTGACTTTAATATCCATGGCTCCTTCTCATCAAAATAAGCACAACGAGAATTAGAAAATAACAACATATTTACATTATACTTTCTAGGTTTTTTCCATAACCGAGAAAGCTTTTGGTTGGTTTATTTCTGAGCTGCCTACCCATTCATTAAAGGGCATCATAACCAGCACACTTGTTCCCAATGCTTTGGGCCACAAGGTAATAACTACTACTACTATAAAGGATGGCAACGAGAATGTTCCTAATGACACAGGTACAATGTAAATACTGTTTGACATGTATTTATTCTCCTatgagaaaaattattattactatcacCATTTTATTTCTggggaaaataatataaaaaagcaacTTCCCAAAATTACACAAGTAAAAATTTAGGTTTTTAGCTACCATGCTAAAAGCAAtagaacatatatttttattgtcattaCTATTGACAAGAATAAggtcacttatttatttattattattattatttacacaaAGCCGAAGACATGTGTACAAACTTATAGATTTAACAAATTTCTTCCCAGAAGCTGTTTGCTAGGTGTATCAGAACTAAAAAAGGTCTTTTAAGTATCTGAGAAATAAAACCATGAATAACATTTAGTGTTTTTAGTAATGTATGTCCTTAAAATAACAGCTTTTAAGTCTGGGTATGGAGACACAAACCAGTCATCCCAGCTCCGGGAGGTGGGAACAGGAAGATCAGCACATACCAAGCAGGAAGTCAGTTTTTGAGACCCtgttgttgtgaaatattattttaaaatgtgttgcatttgttcatgctgtggaatatttgtttaatgatgcaaatatgttttgcattctttcatgttacatttgtttaactccctGAAGCTGTGTTACCTTGCCTGTCTACAAcccctgattggtctaataaagagttgaatggctaatagcaaggcagaaaaaaggataggcagggctggcagacagaaagaataaataggaggagaaaatctaggaggagagggcagagaggcaaaggaagaggacatcagctacacagcaagccatggagtaaaaagtaaagaaaggtatacagaaatagagaaagctaAAAGCCCAGAAACAAGAGATAGATAGGATAATTTAATAAAGGatgactagaaataagccaagctaaggctgagcatttgtaagaaagaataagactttgtgtgtatttatttgggagctaagTGGCGGGCCTAAAGACCAAAGAGTAAAAACATCAAGAacaccctatctttaaaaaaaaaagaatcactacatacaaataaacacacacacacacacacacaagataaacgAGAGACTTTCACATGTACTTATTCTAACCTGTCTGAGAAGTTGCGGGCAATGCACTGGGCAGTGCATTTGTTAGGAGACATCCTGAGGGAAGAAGGCCGCTGCCCAGGCTTTTTCCTGCAGGAGTCATGGTGCCAGTGTCACAGCCCAGCACGGAGTTTGAGGCACTCTTCAGAGCCTGGGCTCCACTGCAGGGTAAGGAGCAGAGCATTACACACTAGGAACGCAAATACAGTCTCGCAGTTCTTCAGAttaaaaaactataaaacaaattctgtcttaaaaattaacttcaccaggcactggtggcactcgcctttaatcccagcactcaagaggcaagtggatctctgtgagttctacagAGCTACTACCAGGACACCTAAGACTattacacaaaaaaaccctgtctcaaaaaaccaaaacaataaaaaaaattaattcctaGGGCAAGTGACGTGGCTCAGCAGGCACCTGCCACCGAGCCTGAAGGTGAAGATGGTGGTGGAAAACCAACCAAAACCtgcaagtcatcctctgacctctacatgtgcactGTGGAATATACACCCccaagaaatataataaaattttttttcaaaaaattcaaTTTCTAGGCTAAGTTTCATTTTAGTGTTAAAGTGTGACAAGCCTGGCTTACGTAATGAGCACATCCTTAGACATTTCAGAGTGAGGAGTAAAGCCCTGCCCTAGTGATTCAAAGATAATAACAACAGACAAATGACAAAACCTGGGCAACTGTGAGATACACCTGTGTGTAGGTAATAGTTTGTTACTAAATTATACCATTCACATGAAGCAGCTCCTAACTATATCAAAATACCATCTTTCAGTGTAATGTAAAATTTGTTCTTAATCTCAcaaataaaacagtctttaacATTGTCAACTTACCCAGCAGAGCTCACTACACTGATGGAGTTAAGCCCAGCAGAGTCAGCCATGACCGGGGAGACCGTGCTTCCTGTTGTTATAGATGTTACCATGGTAGAAAGAGGAATGGTTGTCACAGGCATTGCCTGGCTCAGAGCCCTTTGCTGCTGAGCAAACTGAGTGAACAAAGTGGGCTGAGGGGTGAAGCCTGAATCTTGGGGAGATGGGGTGGCTGAAGGGGTACTAGGAGTTGAGTTCTGAGCATCAGGAGGGTGTGGGGCCGATGAAGGGGTTGGTGTAGGAGTAGATGGCTTAGGAGTTCCAGATCCTGctcattgagaaaaataaaaattgctagTTTGTTATAAATGGCCGgtcctttttaaaataaggttaaTGGAATTTTACTTAGCACTGATAAATttgttccaattttttttttttaaagcagtgaaCTGCAAGTGTTAACTCTCTACAAGATCCATGAGTGTTGCTACACTCAATTACAATTAAGGATGCAGTATATCATCTAACACCCCACTCCAGATGCTATCACATAAACAGTGGAAGGACACTTACACTCTACCACAACACCCACTGAAAGTTAGTCTCCTACATGCTGTCTTTTGTCTACAAGATTGAAaagttaatttttgttatttatgatTTCAATAGTTCAAGACTTCCTTAATACTGCTTACTTAGTTTAACTGAGATAAACTGAACATTTTTAGTAAGCTACACAAGGTTATCAGTTATATTTGGCACCAAGATATACATGTTTAATTCCCAATATACCAAGTTTACCCTGACAAATTTACAAAGAGTAAAGCAAGTACTGTGTAGATAATACTGCATCTTTAACAGTAACTGTGTACTTCTGTTTAAATGTAGAATGTATAGAAAAATCTGTCGTGAATGAAGTATGCACAGTttatcaactttaaaaaaataaaaacaaaaaaatgaaaccaaaaaagTAAAGCAAAAGCTCTTGAGGTGTTTCCTTTTTAGCTTTCATGTCctgcagaaagaaaggagagagatgtGAATGTCCAGAAGCTGTCACCCCACCCTGACTTAACACAACTGTGTGCAGCAGATCACCACAATCCACACCCACAACATGAGAAGTATGAATAAGACTTTCagaagatgtatttatttttctttgtgcaaAACAAGAAGGCAGAAAAATTACACCTTTTGAGCTATCAGGATGCAGATGTTAAAACTAGGACCATCCTAGCACTGTGCAGTACACTGACAGCACACATTAGcaaccaagcaaaaaaaaaaaaaaaacaaaaacaaaaacaaaaaagctaaaaaactggaatccccccccccaattagTACCTAATATATTCAGATAGTCATTTGAAAAAATTCTCCCACATTAAACCTAACACTCCTATATTGCCTCTACTTGTGGTTAAAAAGGGTATCCAAAAGTGAAAATTCTACTTTCCTCTGTTCAGATGATCACATTTAGTGACAGCTTGAAAAAGTGTGGAAGTGCATGCTCTCAAATACTACTCTTCAGTTTATTGCGTATAACCTTGGAACCTGCTGGTGTCTTACACATACAAAAGTAGTACCTCCAATAATTCActctcacattttctttttggtaTCAGCCACAGTTTATATAGTAAGAAAAAGATACTAGGGGGCACTGAAAATAATACTCTGCAACCTTATTGCccagtaatttttaaagaagacaaCAAGCTTATAGGCAACAAGCCTGAAAGAAAGGTATACACTGAGTGCACACATAgatacagaaaagcaaatataattacattaaacATGTAATATACACAGCCAACAAGAATTCTACCTGGAGTTTCATGCAACTTATGCATTCTGACTTCACCATTCACAGACTGAATAAAAGCTGCCTTCAAGAAACACTACTGCAAAGCTTTATGAAAATTTTTGCAAGAGTTAAATCATGACTCACTCTGTGAAGAGCTGGCAGGTGACAGGGCGGCAGGAGAAAGCATGCTGACTTGACTGAGCTCCACAGATGATTTTCGAGAGAGACTTGGCTTAGATGACGGAGGAGGAGTTGGAGACTTAAGGAAGCTGCTGGCCTGTTGTGCTGTAAAATAGTTACCTGGAAGAACACAAGTTATTTcctagggctggaaagatggctcagagcactTGCTAAGCAATCTTAAAGACCAAAGTTCAGACCCCGCCACACACCCAAGCCAGCTACCTACAGAAGCAaaggtatatatatacatgaacacacacacaaataaaattaagtcTTTTCCTATATTCATAATTCAAAAATTCTGTGAATTATCAGAGTAAAGTAAGTAACATTTTAGGAGAGAGGTGACTATTAGGTAATATAGTCGAGGATAATACCTGAGGAACTATTTCCTGAGCTTGAGGGAAGTTTGATGGGTGGGGGTCGATGTTTTACTCCCTTCCCCAAAACTGAAGACTGAACAGACACCGTCTCAGGCTGCTGAGGAGTGACATTAAACACAACTGTTAATACTAAAGCTAGTATCATTCTAATTTCCACATGAAAACAAGTTACAACTGCAAAGTACTCAGTATGAgaactgcctcagtttcccatggCATCCACAGACTGTAACATACATGATGATATGATATGAGACTCAGgaaaaaacaaagtgaaagaaAACCTGTCACCCCTGTCTACCTTCCTTTAACAGGAATAACAGCTTATACCTATCACTGAGTACTTTTGAAGCTTTCAACCATAAAGCTGaattattaaaaagttaaaagtaaaagcaACTCCTTTGCCCTTCACATTTCTCAGGCTCCTTGAGAAACAAGGCACAAGGCACCACTGGTGCGAACGtacctctgtctcctctcctggaCTGAGACTGGCTGAACCACTAGAGCTATGTGACATCTTCACTGGGCATTTGGCTTCGTTCTGGACCAACTCCTGGTACTGATTGACTACCCTGAAATATTAGGAAAAAATAGGTAAGGATTACCCAAATTTGTCTTAAAGACAAATCATACAGAAAATAAGTAATGTTATTACTGGAAAATAAGTCCCACCAGACttaatagaaaaatcaaaatgaggcactccaccactgagttaTAAGTGTTCCCTAATTGTCCAACCACAAGTGCTGAGACAAACCGGGGGCCTAAAAATGAATTCTCATCAGTTATGTACCACAGATCTACTGTTCCATAGGAGAAAGGCAATTAGTctggtcaagagttcaaggccagactgagctacatgaggaaatcctgttttaaaaagtgtattttgGGCTATGGAGCtggataaaagtgcttgccaccaagtctgacaaaaACCTGTGTTTACTCCCCTGAAcctacacggtggaaggagaaTCAACTCCTGCACACTGCCCGACTGCACAGTGACAACACAAgttcacacactaaataaatggaaTGAAGAGAAGCGTATTCTAATCTTTCCCATgacaaaataatgtttaaatctTTTCTGCTAATCAAGATAAAGGCATATAAAGGCACCTTTTAAGATCTTACTTCAAATATAGAAATTATAAAGGTAACTATAAATTTAATATCATCCTTAATTACAAtgtaaataaaccaaaaaaacagaaaataaaattttcattccCTTCCCTTAGACTTGGATTATAAAGTTCCCCCTTAAAATCGTCTTTCTCAGATGTCTAAATTTTCTTACCTAAAACAAACTGTACTTTAAACATggtctttattttcttaattcgATGAAAAAACATCCAGGGTATTAAAATACCATGAAAATGGCCTATGAGATTGTAATATTAAGTGATTTAACCCACGACCTAAGAGTACATGAGGTGATGTTCAGACACGTGTAACAGAACCGACATCTGTGACTCCGACACAGAACACCCGACCCACAAAGATGCAGTCACACCCGGTCTGACCAACGAAAGGGGCAAACGCACTTTACCTCTCCGCGTCAGTCTTGGACCCGATGATGAACCTAAAAGGTCACCGAGAAAAAGAAGTATTAGTAAGAATCTCTTAAAACATCTTAGGTTAACCTTTATAAAATCTTTAATACATAGCAATGtatcatttcattaaaaaattaaacttgaGAAATAATGCTCAAGTTTTACATTCATcctaaaataatcattttggCTGATTTGCCTTAGGAGAAATTTAATGTTTAGTTATTATTATACAATCTGGAATAAAATTACCAAATACCACTATACACATTTACAAACACTGTACTACTACAGAAAGACCTGTGGCTTTCCATTCATTTAATTTGACTCTAGAAGTcactcttaaaattattttagacaaGGATGAAAGCTTATTCCCAACTCAAACAAAAATCTTgtctaagctttttttttaattttgacattataacaacatacaaaaacaagtgagtcttattttttaattaccaaTTTGAATGATCATCTGCAGAGGAGctgtaatataaaaatagaaaagcactCAGTCAGGGCAAGCCAAACTTAAGTTCCCCAGCTCTCAGGTTCTGAATATGGAAGGACATGGACGAGCACAGAGCCTCCAGAATAACGGCAGAGATAGCAGTTGTCTCCTGGAAGCAGTTCCCAGAGATGGAAACTGAATTTTCACAAAGGAGGAGCGACTGTGTCATCACACTATTGACATGCTGGCACAATTACAATGGTGGATGTGTCTTTAGTGGTAGAATCTCAGAAATATGCATAATCAAAACAGCTACTAGCTGTTAACTGAGGAACTGTTGCTTTTCTTCTTGCAGACTTTTACCTAGGTATGGGTGAAATAACGCTAAAACCCATCATTCTTCACAAATTTCAAATCAATTTTAGTAAAAGTTTAAACAATAATTTGACATACAACTGACCTTGacaatttttcattttcctgaactcttttccatttttaaaaacagtatgaatgttattaaaaaaaaaaaaacgaactaataataaaagtaacCATACAATCCAAATTACCCCAGCCCtcaagaaacagatacagaggcaagccaatctctgtgagtttgaggccagcctagtttccATAGCATGTTCCAatccagccagggatacacagaccCTGCTCACACTCCCAACCACAGAATCAAAACTAAGTATTAGTATCCTGTACTTAAAATGTACCATTAAGAAAATCAACTACATAAACTgccaacaacaaaaccctaagacTGTCCTTCAGAGTCACCACAAAAACAATTAgctacacttaaaaaaaaatgactatgaATAACTTAGAGAACATAGCAACTGCATTTTGACTTTATTCACATCCACTGTCAAAATATACtgttatataaattaaatatcaaaCCCCTAAAGGAAAATGGTATTTACTAGTTGGCAGTTCCCTGGTAGTTCTAAGTAAGTTCTGGATGCCTCTGTGGGTTACATATACTCAACAGGACTCACTGGGATGGAGACATCTGActgtcattttcttcatctgcttTCCATGGCTGTATTTTACCATAGTAGAGTGGATCACCAAGAGACTGCAAAATggtcagttttgttttctgatactgAGTACCACCTTCACATTCAAATACATAATCGTCTTTTACATcctgaaaaggacagagaaacccaaatAGTATCTTCTCAAGtggcaagaaaataaataagtaagcaagTAAGTAAAACTGACTTATGTCTGGTATATACATGGCACTAAAGAAATATTTAAGGCAATATAAAAACATCAAGTTCATGATGATTACACGTTATTGAGTCATTCACTAGGAAATTGCTAAACATTTCTACAAGCATAATGAAAATCATAGCAAACATTAACTGAATATTGCCACAGCACTTAACAAGTGATATCCCACCCGACTGTCAAACACCACCAACTCATGGCTGGCATGGCCATTTCCACATCATGGGAAAAGAATTGGTCGGGTATAGTGGCAAatgtctttaactccagcacttgggaaacagaggcacgTGGATGTCTTTGAGTTCAAAAATCAGCCTGGACTAcccagtgagctctaggccagcaaGGACTATAAAGTAAGACCCTATATCATAAataatcaacaaacaaacaaatggatgaATGAAAAGGAATTTCACAGCCCAAACCCTCATAGAGAACTACTGTACAGGACCCTTTCTTCACACAGGTCTTTATGCTAAGTGTCCAATGCTGCATCTCATCAAACctgacagacatacacagagcttcacacactacacatacaacTGTAATTTTAACAATGTGAAAATAAAGTCTGAAGGTGGCAATGTTTTTGTCATTGGCCATTCATATAAAACATCCTGTGTCCATAAAACCTTATTACTTTGCCCCCATTATTCCAATTTCTCCCTTTAAGAAATAACTACAACGAAGCCTGGCactggtggtgtacacctttaatcccagcactgagaggaggcaaaggcagcaaAAATGGCAACAAGGGTGAGACCAGCTGATGAATACAgcaaaattccaggccagcctggccacacAGAGAACTATGTCTCAAACAAAGACATCTTTAACAGAACACACTAgtttgaaacaaaagaaaaatgaaaaccaccaacatgcatcaaaaacaaaaatgcaattttgttttcctgtaagacagtctcactatgtatcccaggatGATCTCAAATGCATCCTTTCCCAATAGGAGCGTCCCTAGTTCTGGACTTTTAGTTATGTACTAGGTTTGagacttattttggtttttgagtagCTCCCTATGTACTCCAGGCTGACTTCTAACTTGTAATTatgtttcctgcctctgcctccaagagctGCGGCTATAGGCATGGGTTATCATACCCCACTCATAAAAATTTATTGTTACATTAAAATTGctctgtaaaatgaaaaacacactttaaaaaatatttttcttgccgggcggtggtggcgcacgcctttaatcccagcacttgggaggcagaggcaggtggatctctgtgagttcgagaccagcctggtctacaagagctagttccaggacaggctccaaaaccctgtagttttaaaaagttatacaTTACAAGtaattttctgtttaataaatTCAGAAACcagtttataaacaatattgttAGCGAAATGGTGGGGACACACCTGACACTTGGGCAATAAAGGCAAGAGGGTCAGTATGTTTGAGGTCAGCCGTGGCTGCACTGCAAATTAGGGGCTCATCTGTGCTAcaagagacactgtttcaaaacaaacaaaaaaaataaacaagaaaactgCATTATTAATGAAAAAACTAGCCTAATTACTTACATGGGCCGGCCAGACTGTTGGTTGAGAGTCATCAGATTTGATGGATTTTTCCACTTTAGCATATTTCTCCACCTAAATAATAAAGACATGAAGTAAAATGGAATCAGTATCTGAACAAAGAGAAGAACCTGCAAAATTCAATAAGAACAGAGTGAACATAAGGGTTTTAACTACCAGTATCACCGAACACTTGTATTTAATGATGTGTTTAATTAAGGGTCTATCTAGTATGTGAAGCTACAGATGattaagcagttaagagcactacctgcctGAGGGCCACACGTGACACAAGAAGACAGTATGGCTTTCTTTGTTGGTTTGTAGACATAGTCTATTAATGCCTTTGGCCTTGTTTTCAATTGTTATAACAATACAAAAAGCATTATTGAAATAAATAACTTTGAAATATGAATCATACTAAATTGAgtaagggctggtgagatggctgaacagataaaggtgcttgctactgAAACTGAAGACTGAAATTCTGAATTTGATGCCTAGGAGCAATGTGGTAGAAGTAAAGAATAAACTATGATCTTCCACACACGTTAtggtatgcacatgcacacacacatacacaaagtacgTATATAAAGATAACTGAGTAAATAAGAAACTCTAAAAGACACAGGAAATGAGATAAAATGCTGTCCTTCATTAACGCCCTTAGCCACTTAGAATTTGTGTGTCTTCAAGATTATCAGTAAAGAATAGTGCTGGGAGTTCCTAATTTCAGCCATGGCTCTAATATTACTAATCTTTAAACGTTACCAGTTTAAGTACATAAGCATTATGAGTTAATTATGAAGAAATACGACAGAAGGACACTAGACCATGGCATTATATAAAATATGCCACACTCTTTTGAGACTTTATCATTATTCCTGCTCCTAACTCAGAACTCTAAACGTCCTTATGAAAGTGAGGCTGTATTGGTGGCCCTCTCAGAATGTCTTGAGCTGTGAAACTAAGAGCAGGATCATCCCacatttgaggacagcctgggctaaacaGCACCAAGTCCAGAAACACAACAAACTTACATGACTGATGTAAACACACAGCTTCTTAAAACGAGACTTTCAAAAGCAAgttttctggtttattttctcACAGCATTAGCTACCTAATGAACTTTGGCCCTGTGCTAGAGGGCAGCCACTCACGTCTACTTCAGAAGGCACAGCCAGGTTACAGGGGCTCCGTTTCCACATGTCCACACACTGAAAGTTTAAAGCAGTATAATTACACCAAAAAACGTAAAACAAAGCTAGCCTGTCAGAACAGTGAGCTCCTGAAGAACTACTTACATTTCCTGCTTTAGAGATCTTGAGGTCATAATGCTGAcctgctttcctttccttccgTCTTTGTAAGAAATCAAGTAATCtcagctgaggaggaggaggacaatgaGACAGGTCCTGCTGCCGGTTCAGGGAAGACCTGGAATACCTCTTCAAACACCTACACAAATTagaacacacaaaacaacaactcATAATCTATATGGGAAAGCAGCAGCGTGAATTAATTATAGATTAAATCACAAACACCTATATAACACTCTCACACCAGCAAGCTTTaggcacagcagaaacaaaaagaacaagacaAACGGTCTGAGCGCTGGCCGAGAGGTTGGGAGTGCCTCCCGCGGAGCCAGAGGTCGCCGGTTCGAGTCCcggccatgtgtgtgtgtgtgtgtgtgtgtctgtgtgtgcttgtgacgtCATTCatcggagggaaaaaaaaaagttttgggggctggagagatggctcagcggttaagagcactg
Proteins encoded in this region:
- the Supt20h gene encoding transcription factor SPT20 homolog isoform X5 gives rise to the protein MQQALEQALDRAEYIVESARQRPPRRKYLSSGRKSIFQKLYDLYVEECEKEPEVKQKLRRNVNLLEKLVMQETLSCLVVNLYPGNEGYSLMLRGKNGSDSETIRLPYEEGELLEYLDAEELPPILVDLLEKSQVNIFHCGCVIAEIRDYRQSSNMKSPGYQSRHILLRPTMQTLVCDVHSITSDNHKWTQEDKLLLESQLILATAEPLCLDPSVAVACTANRLLYNRQKMNTRPMKRCLKRYSRSSLNRQQDLSHCPPPPQLRLLDFLQRRKERKAGQHYDLKISKAGNCVDMWKRSPCNLAVPSEVDVEKYAKVEKSIKSDDSQPTVWPAHDVKDDYVFECEGGTQYQKTKLTILQSLGDPLYYGKIQPWKADEENDSQMSPSHSSADDHSNWFIIGSKTDAERVVNQYQELVQNEAKCPVKMSHSSSGSASLSPGEETEQPETVSVQSSVLGKGVKHRPPPIKLPSSSGNSSSGNYFTAQQASSFLKSPTPPPSSKPSLSRKSSVELSQVSMLSPAALSPASSSQRSGTPKPSTPTPTPSSAPHPPDAQNSTPSTPSATPSPQDSGFTPQPTLFTQFAQQQRALSQAMPVTTIPLSTMVTSITTGSTVSPVMADSAGLNSISVVSSAGGAQALKSASNSVLGCDTGTMTPAGKSLGSGLLPSGCLLTNALPSALPATSQTGIPFGLKNTSSLRPLNLLQQQQQLPQFVQQPQQQQQQLPQFVQQPSASSPQQPEEQGSEQVLTAQEQALTAQQAAIINLTGVGGFPQSQAAVLSQLGSAENRPEQSLPQQRLQLSSALQQQQQQQQQQQIQQLRFLQQQMAMAAAAAQTAQLHRHRHAGGQSKSKVKRGMPTTPKF
- the Supt20h gene encoding transcription factor SPT20 homolog isoform X12, yielding MQQALEQALDRAEYIVESARQRPPRRKYLSSGRKSIFQKLYDLYVEECEKEPEVKQKLRRNVNLLEKLVMQETLSCLVVNLYPGNEGYSLMLRGKNGSDSETIRLPYEEGELLEYLDAEELPPILVDLLEKSQVNIFHCGCVIAEIRDYRQSSNMKSPGYQSRHILLRPTMQTLVCDVHSITSDNHKWTQEDKLLLESQLILATAEPLCLDPSVAVACTANRLLYNRQKMNTRPMKRCLKRYSRSSLNRQQDLSHCPPPPQLRLLDFLQRRKERKAGQHYDLKISKAGNCVDMWKRSPCNLAVPSEVDVEKYAKVEKSIKSDDSQPTVWPAHDVKDDYVFECEGGTQYQKTKLTILQSLGDPLYYGKIQPWKADEENDSQMSPSHSSADDHSNWFIIGSKTDAERVVNQYQELVQNEAKCPVKMSHSSSGSASLSPGEETEQPETVSVQSSVLGKGVKHRPPPIKLPSSSGNSSSGNYFTAQQASSFLKSPTPPPSSKPSLSRKSSVELSQVSMLSPAALSPASSSQRHES
- the Supt20h gene encoding transcription factor SPT20 homolog isoform X2; this encodes MQQALEQALDRAEYIVESARQRPPRRKYLSSGRKSIFQKLYDLYVEECEKEPEVKKLRRNVNLLEKLVMQETLSCLVVNLYPGNEGYSLMLRGKNGSDSETIRLPYEEGELLEYLDAEELPPILVDLLEKSQVNIFHCGCVIAEIRDYRQSSNMKSPGYQSRHILLRPTMQTLVCDVHSITSDNHKWTQEDKLLLESQLILATAEPLCLDPSVAVACTANRLLYNRQKMNTRPMKRCLKRYSRSSLNRQQDLSHCPPPPQLRLLDFLQRRKERKAGQHYDLKISKAGNCVDMWKRSPCNLAVPSEVDVEKYAKVEKSIKSDDSQPTVWPAHDVKDDYVFECEGGTQYQKTKLTILQSLGDPLYYGKIQPWKADEENDSQMSPSHSSADDHSNWFIIGSKTDAERVVNQYQELVQNEAKCPVKMSHSSSGSASLSPGEETEQPETVSVQSSVLGKGVKHRPPPIKLPSSSGNSSSGNYFTAQQASSFLKSPTPPPSSKPSLSRKSSVELSQVSMLSPAALSPASSSQRSGTPKPSTPTPTPSSAPHPPDAQNSTPSTPSATPSPQDSGFTPQPTLFTQFAQQQRALSQAMPVTTIPLSTMVTSITTGSTVSPVMADSAGLNSISVVSSAGGAQALKSASNSVLGCDTGTMTPAGKSLGSGLLPSGCLLTNALPSALPATSQTGIPFGLKNTSSLRPLNLLQLPGGSPIFNTQQQQQLPQFVQQPQQQQQQLPQFVQQPSASSPQQPEEQGSEQVLTAQEQALTAQQAAIINLTGVGGFPQSQAAVLSQLGSAENRPEQSLPQQRLQLSSALQQQQQQQQQQQIQQLRFLQQQMAMAAAAAQTAQLHRHRHAGGQSKSKVKRGMPTTPKF